The following are from one region of the Methylophilus sp. DW102 genome:
- the era gene encoding GTPase Era produces the protein MTEQTTASDHFRCGTIAIVGRPNVGKSTLLNHILGMKLAITSRKAQTTRHRLLGIHTTEDTQFLFVDTPGFQQKHINALNKSLNKTVTQVLTEVDVVLFVIEPMKLGEADELVLKLLPKNKPVLLVVNKADLMGDKGNLLPLIQDFDLLFDFAGIIPVSAKKNLYLDELLAAIREHLPEQAAMYAEDELTDKNERFLAAELVREKVFRLLGDEVPYSVTVEIEKFETVKNLRRIFAAIIVDKESQKPMIIGKGGEKLKQISTEARQDMEKLFGSKVYLETWVKVKGGWADDARALKSLGF, from the coding sequence ATGACAGAACAGACAACAGCCTCAGACCATTTCCGTTGTGGCACCATTGCCATCGTGGGCAGACCCAATGTGGGCAAATCGACCTTGCTCAACCATATTCTGGGCATGAAGCTGGCGATTACTTCGCGCAAGGCGCAGACCACCCGTCACCGTCTGCTCGGGATTCATACCACTGAAGACACGCAGTTTCTGTTTGTCGATACCCCGGGTTTTCAGCAAAAGCATATTAACGCGCTCAATAAGTCGCTTAATAAGACCGTCACCCAGGTATTGACCGAAGTCGATGTGGTACTGTTTGTGATCGAGCCGATGAAACTGGGCGAGGCCGATGAGCTGGTGCTTAAACTGCTGCCTAAGAACAAACCGGTATTGCTAGTGGTGAATAAAGCCGACCTCATGGGCGACAAAGGCAACTTGCTGCCCCTGATTCAGGACTTTGACTTGCTGTTTGACTTTGCGGGCATTATCCCGGTTAGTGCCAAAAAGAATCTTTATCTGGATGAGCTGTTAGCCGCGATTCGTGAGCATCTGCCCGAGCAAGCTGCCATGTATGCCGAAGATGAACTGACGGATAAAAACGAGCGCTTTCTGGCCGCCGAACTGGTCCGCGAAAAGGTGTTCCGCCTGTTGGGTGATGAAGTGCCTTACTCGGTGACGGTTGAAATTGAAAAGTTTGAAACGGTGAAAAACCTGCGCCGCATTTTTGCCGCGATCATTGTCGATAAAGAAAGCCAGAAGCCCATGATCATTGGCAAGGGTGGCGAGAAATTAAAACAGATTTCAACCGAAGCGCGCCAGGACATGGAAAAGCTGTTTGGCTCCAAAGTCTATCTTGAAACCTGGGTCAAGGTAAAAGGTGGTTGGGCAGACGATGCGCGCGCGCTAAAAAGCCTGGGTTTCTAG
- the recO gene encoding DNA repair protein RecO, protein MAVKPSNSGSHKQSLQPVFILHTYPFKETSLVVEMFSRDLGRIAAVAKGARRPLSAMRGMLQSFQQLAGTWSGKNELKTLHDLEWMTGLTLLRGDALMCGFYMNELLLRLLPRDDAHVQLFEYYAQTVQTLSALPMPVDGTQLAMVMRKFELKMLQELGYAVPLTHDEHGEIIHADSTYRFEADYGACDPSATKNGLLILGNTLLQMARGDYSDSTTQAQSKQLMRYLLQHYLGEKPLHTRQLLVDLQGF, encoded by the coding sequence ATGGCAGTAAAACCTTCTAATTCAGGCAGCCACAAACAAAGCCTGCAACCGGTTTTCATTCTTCATACCTATCCCTTTAAAGAAACCAGCCTGGTCGTCGAAATGTTCAGTCGCGACCTGGGCCGCATTGCCGCCGTGGCTAAAGGCGCGCGCCGCCCGCTTTCAGCCATGCGCGGCATGCTGCAGTCTTTTCAGCAACTGGCTGGCACCTGGTCGGGTAAAAATGAGCTTAAAACCCTGCATGACCTGGAGTGGATGACCGGCCTCACCTTGCTCAGGGGCGATGCGCTGATGTGCGGCTTTTACATGAACGAGCTGTTGCTGCGGCTGCTGCCGCGCGACGATGCCCATGTGCAGCTATTTGAATATTACGCACAAACCGTACAGACACTGTCGGCCCTGCCCATGCCGGTAGATGGCACGCAACTGGCCATGGTGATGCGCAAGTTTGAACTCAAAATGTTGCAAGAACTCGGCTACGCCGTTCCGCTCACCCATGATGAACACGGTGAAATCATCCATGCCGATAGCACCTACCGTTTTGAGGCAGATTATGGCGCCTGTGATCCGTCCGCCACTAAAAACGGCCTGCTGATTCTGGGCAATACGCTGCTACAAATGGCGCGTGGCGACTACAGCGATAGCACCACTCAAGCGCAAAGCAAGCAGTTGATGCGTTATTTATTACAGCATTATCTGGGTGAAAAGCCCTTGCATACCCGGCAATTGCTGGTGGACTTACAAGGCTTCTGA
- the rnc gene encoding ribonuclease III, with amino-acid sequence MSVLPVLQTRIGYQFLQPDLLQQALTHRSFSATNNERLEFLGDSVLNFIIAHQLFNLFPDIPEGDLSRLRAKLVKESSLAEIAISLHLGDALKLGEGELKSAGWRRPSILADALEAIVGAVYLDGGFDAAQQVVALLYRDKLQTIDPTSIDKDAKSQLQEYLQSKKMDLPEYQVVSIEGEAHAQTFTVQCEIKKLKLTTTGVGTSRRVAEQQAAKLAMDKIQS; translated from the coding sequence ATGAGCGTACTGCCTGTCTTACAAACCAGAATTGGTTACCAATTTTTGCAACCTGACTTGCTGCAGCAGGCGCTCACGCACCGCAGCTTTTCGGCCACCAATAATGAGCGGCTGGAGTTTTTAGGCGATAGCGTTTTAAACTTTATCATTGCCCACCAGCTGTTCAATTTGTTTCCCGATATCCCCGAAGGCGATTTAAGCCGATTGCGGGCCAAGCTGGTCAAAGAATCCAGTCTGGCCGAGATTGCCATCAGCCTGCATTTGGGCGATGCGCTCAAGTTGGGCGAGGGCGAGTTAAAAAGTGCGGGTTGGCGTCGCCCGTCTATTCTGGCCGATGCGCTGGAGGCGATTGTCGGTGCTGTCTATCTGGATGGCGGCTTTGACGCTGCGCAGCAAGTAGTGGCCTTGTTATATCGCGACAAGCTGCAGACCATAGATCCAACATCGATCGACAAGGATGCCAAATCGCAGTTGCAGGAATACCTGCAAAGCAAAAAAATGGATTTGCCTGAATATCAGGTGGTCTCTATCGAGGGCGAAGCACATGCACAAACGTTTACCGTGCAATGTGAAATTAAAAAACTCAAGTTGACGACCACAGGCGTGGGCACCAGCCGCCGCGTGGCTGAGCAACAAGCGGCCAAATTGGCCATGGACAAGATACAATCATGA
- a CDS encoding sigma-E factor negative regulatory protein: MKQQLSALVDGEVDVERCEHIFLAAKSTGEVAQAWREYHVIRDVMRDELWMQSDMTSRIMTALEDEPTLLAPQAIANADKVTRIRPRFDKYTWSIAASVAAAFFVGMFVLNQPEAPAPAQIADNDTEQYVLAHHNYAPSSVTYYTHNVAYTAGE, from the coding sequence ATGAAGCAGCAATTATCTGCCTTGGTCGACGGTGAGGTCGATGTTGAACGCTGTGAACATATATTCTTGGCGGCCAAATCTACTGGCGAGGTTGCACAAGCCTGGCGCGAGTATCACGTGATCCGTGACGTCATGCGCGATGAGCTGTGGATGCAGTCAGACATGACCAGCCGCATTATGACCGCACTTGAAGATGAACCGACACTATTGGCGCCGCAAGCCATCGCCAATGCCGACAAAGTGACGCGTATCCGCCCGCGTTTTGACAAGTACACCTGGTCTATTGCCGCGTCTGTGGCTGCTGCCTTTTTTGTTGGCATGTTTGTGCTTAATCAACCTGAGGCGCCTGCCCCTGCGCAGATTGCCGACAATGATACCGAGCAATATGTATTGGCTCATCATAATTATGCGCCGAGTAGTGTGACTTATTACACGCATAATGTTGCCTATACGGCTGGCGAATAA
- the lepA gene encoding translation elongation factor 4 has product MKNIRNFSIIAHIDHGKSTLADRIIQLCGGLEAREMEAQVLDSMDIERERGITIKAQTAALQYKANNGETYFLNLIDTPGHVDFSYEVSRSLSACEGALLVVDASQGVEAQSVANCYTAIDLGVEVTPVLNKIDLPSADPARVSQEIEDVIGVDATDAVRCSAKTGEGVRDVLEEVVAKVPPPRGDVSAPLKALVIDAWFDNYVGVVMLVRVVDGVLRAKEKIRLMATGAEYLCEQVGVFTPKSLQRQQLSAGEVGFIIAGIKELAAAKVGDTVTLAGAGKSATEPLPGFKEVKPQVFAGLYPVESNQFESLRTALEKLSLNDSSLQFEPENSTALGFGFRCGFLGLLHMEIVQERLEREYDMDLITTAPTVIYELLLKSGEVIQIENPSRLPEPSRIEEIREPMIVVNLLMPQDYVGPVMTLCNNKRGVQRNMQYMGRQVMLSYEMPLNEVVLDFFDKLKSVSRGYASMDYEFLEFRAADLVKLDIMVNGERVDALSLIVHRANSIYRGRELVSKMRELIPRQMFDIAIQASIGANIIARETVKAMRKNVLAKCYGGDITRKRKLLEKQKEGKKRMKQVGNVEIPQEAFLAILRVEDK; this is encoded by the coding sequence ATGAAAAATATTCGTAATTTTTCGATCATTGCCCACATTGATCATGGCAAATCGACACTGGCTGACCGCATTATCCAGTTGTGCGGTGGCCTGGAAGCACGCGAGATGGAAGCGCAAGTGCTTGATAGCATGGATATCGAGCGTGAACGTGGCATTACGATCAAGGCACAAACAGCGGCGTTGCAATACAAAGCCAATAATGGCGAAACCTATTTCCTCAACCTGATTGATACCCCTGGGCACGTTGACTTCAGCTATGAAGTCAGCCGCTCCTTATCGGCCTGTGAAGGTGCATTGCTGGTGGTGGATGCTTCGCAAGGCGTCGAAGCGCAAAGTGTGGCTAACTGCTACACCGCGATTGATCTCGGCGTGGAAGTGACGCCCGTCCTGAACAAGATCGACTTGCCATCGGCAGACCCTGCGCGCGTGTCACAGGAAATTGAAGATGTGATTGGGGTGGATGCCACTGATGCGGTGCGTTGCTCAGCCAAAACCGGCGAGGGTGTGCGCGATGTGCTGGAAGAAGTGGTCGCCAAAGTGCCACCCCCTAGAGGCGATGTGTCGGCTCCATTGAAAGCGCTGGTGATCGATGCCTGGTTTGACAACTATGTGGGTGTGGTCATGCTGGTGCGCGTGGTGGATGGTGTGTTGCGCGCCAAGGAAAAAATCCGCCTGATGGCCACCGGTGCCGAATACCTGTGTGAGCAGGTGGGGGTGTTTACGCCCAAGTCCTTGCAGCGTCAGCAACTGAGCGCGGGTGAGGTCGGCTTTATCATTGCCGGCATTAAAGAGCTGGCGGCGGCCAAGGTCGGTGATACGGTGACGCTTGCCGGGGCAGGGAAATCTGCCACTGAACCACTGCCAGGCTTTAAAGAAGTGAAGCCGCAAGTGTTTGCCGGGCTGTATCCGGTCGAATCCAACCAGTTTGAGTCCTTGCGTACTGCGCTGGAAAAATTGAGCCTGAATGACTCCAGCTTGCAGTTTGAGCCAGAAAATTCCACAGCACTGGGGTTTGGTTTCCGCTGCGGATTCCTCGGTTTGTTGCATATGGAAATCGTACAAGAGCGCCTGGAGCGTGAGTACGATATGGATCTGATTACGACCGCGCCTACCGTGATTTATGAGCTATTGCTCAAAAGCGGCGAGGTCATACAAATCGAGAACCCGTCACGTTTGCCTGAGCCTTCACGCATTGAAGAAATCCGTGAGCCCATGATTGTAGTCAATCTGCTCATGCCGCAAGACTATGTCGGGCCGGTGATGACCTTGTGTAATAACAAGCGCGGTGTCCAGCGTAATATGCAGTATATGGGCCGCCAGGTGATGTTGAGTTATGAAATGCCGCTGAATGAGGTGGTGCTCGATTTCTTTGATAAACTGAAGTCGGTTTCGCGTGGCTATGCCTCGATGGATTACGAGTTTCTCGAGTTCCGTGCGGCCGATCTGGTCAAGCTGGATATCATGGTGAACGGTGAGCGTGTGGATGCATTGAGCCTGATTGTGCACCGCGCCAACAGCATTTACCGTGGCCGCGAACTGGTTTCTAAAATGCGCGAGCTGATTCCACGGCAAATGTTTGATATTGCCATCCAGGCATCGATCGGCGCCAATATTATTGCGCGTGAAACTGTGAAGGCGATGCGTAAAAACGTGCTGGCTAAATGTTACGGCGGCGATATTACGCGTAAGCGCAAGTTGCTGGAAAAACAAAAAGAAGGTAAAAAGCGTATGAAGCAGGTGGGCAATGTGGAAATTCCACAAGAAGCCTTCCTGGCGATCTTGCGTGTAGAAGATAAATAA
- a CDS encoding DUF4845 domain-containing protein encodes MKYSKISDQHGIGFIGFLLVLTAFGILGLVALKALPAYMEYFSIQSTINRIAHDSLLQSEQDMRTAFDRQMQVDSIKDVSSRELEISAGAVAMRYQKKIPLTETMSLLIDFDAASKP; translated from the coding sequence ATGAAATACTCAAAGATTTCTGATCAACACGGGATCGGCTTTATCGGTTTTTTACTGGTACTGACGGCATTTGGCATTTTGGGCCTAGTCGCCTTGAAAGCCTTGCCTGCCTATATGGAGTATTTCTCGATTCAATCCACCATTAACCGGATTGCGCATGACTCGCTGTTGCAAAGCGAGCAGGACATGCGTACGGCGTTTGATCGTCAGATGCAGGTCGATAGTATTAAAGACGTTTCCAGCCGTGAGCTCGAAATCAGTGCAGGGGCGGTGGCCATGCGCTACCAGAAAAAGATCCCGCTCACTGAGACCATGTCTCTGTTGATTGATTTTGATGCTGCCAGCAAACCCTAG
- a CDS encoding PEP-CTERM sorting domain-containing protein, whose protein sequence is MQLIKYLVVFLALTFAGSGVALADYRYNIVAVDDVNGDPTFSGSMTTSAPFSLNYHFSVLDFVLNDPLDNVSYRSSDASISIDKQGFTFAANNGASTFILTLYPDNSYFSEFTAQGLSTVSNSGYFSFVQQTAAVPEPATNALLLAGLAVFVLVARRQQKAG, encoded by the coding sequence ATGCAATTGATTAAATATTTAGTAGTGTTTCTGGCGCTCACCTTTGCTGGTAGCGGTGTAGCACTGGCCGATTATCGTTACAACATTGTGGCAGTCGATGATGTGAATGGCGACCCAACCTTCTCTGGCAGCATGACCACCAGCGCGCCATTTTCATTAAACTATCATTTCAGCGTGCTGGACTTTGTCCTGAATGACCCCTTGGACAACGTCAGCTATCGCTCTAGCGATGCCAGCATTAGCATAGACAAACAGGGGTTTACGTTTGCAGCCAATAACGGCGCGTCGACGTTTATCCTGACGTTGTATCCTGATAATAGCTATTTCTCTGAGTTCACCGCACAGGGACTATCCACGGTCAGCAATTCGGGCTATTTCAGTTTTGTTCAGCAAACGGCAGCGGTTCCAGAGCCAGCCACCAACGCCCTGCTGTTAGCTGGCCTGGCTGTGTTTGTTTTAGTGGCCCGTCGCCAACAAAAAGCCGGTTAG
- a CDS encoding MucB/RseB C-terminal domain-containing protein — MFWRIVASISCLFMVQQAAFAEEDLWSTMQKTASAARELNYQGLFVYHNGSMIRSVQITHIYEGGREFTRNVVLDGRPREVFSEGDDIVIFNAKNDKVVIEKRRGQNLFPAMLPTQLYPLKQNYKLKFVGQERIAGRLAQVIDMVPNDNLRYQYRIWSDTEYGLLLKMSMMDMQGHTLEQIGFNQVSMLHTKDLDWFQPKIDATKPYVMDDTTELTHVEDNLVVPNLPTGYKKVDQISLKVPGRAAPVQQWIFSDGLASVSLFVEPMVKGMQPRVGKKNMGSTNVYAHVLNGYQLVVVGEVPAQTVEQIAQQVTFKK, encoded by the coding sequence ATGTTTTGGCGGATTGTTGCTTCGATTTCATGCCTGTTCATGGTACAGCAGGCAGCCTTTGCTGAAGAAGATTTATGGTCAACCATGCAGAAAACCGCCTCTGCTGCCAGAGAGCTCAATTATCAGGGGCTGTTTGTCTATCACAATGGCTCCATGATCCGTTCGGTGCAAATCACCCACATTTATGAAGGCGGCCGCGAATTCACACGCAATGTGGTGCTGGATGGCCGCCCACGTGAAGTATTCAGTGAAGGCGATGATATCGTCATTTTTAATGCTAAAAATGACAAGGTCGTGATCGAGAAGCGCCGAGGCCAAAACCTGTTTCCGGCCATGCTGCCCACACAGCTGTATCCCCTCAAGCAAAATTACAAGCTCAAGTTTGTCGGACAGGAACGCATTGCCGGGCGTCTGGCCCAGGTCATCGACATGGTGCCGAATGACAATCTGCGTTACCAATATCGTATCTGGTCTGATACTGAATATGGCTTGTTGCTCAAAATGAGCATGATGGATATGCAAGGGCATACCTTGGAGCAAATTGGGTTTAACCAGGTGTCTATGCTGCATACCAAAGATCTGGACTGGTTTCAGCCCAAGATTGATGCGACCAAGCCTTATGTGATGGATGACACCACCGAGCTTACGCATGTAGAAGACAATCTGGTGGTGCCGAATTTGCCGACGGGCTATAAAAAGGTTGACCAGATCAGTTTAAAAGTGCCCGGCAGGGCTGCTCCCGTGCAACAATGGATTTTTTCTGATGGATTGGCTTCGGTGTCACTGTTTGTCGAGCCGATGGTCAAAGGCATGCAGCCCCGCGTCGGTAAGAAAAATATGGGCTCTACCAATGTGTACGCCCATGTCCTCAATGGCTACCAGCTGGTGGTGGTGGGGGAAGTTCCGGCGCAAACCGTGGAACAGATTGCGCAGCAAGTGACCTTCAAAAAGTAA
- the acpS gene encoding holo-ACP synthase codes for MIYGIGADIVEVERIQASLEQFGEAFAKRILAEVEWPDYEASQLKARFLAKRFAAKEAFAKAIGTGIRGEVSFHNIAVTHDALGRPLLQLSSALQAFLKQHHIHQSHISISDEKNLALAYVVLETS; via the coding sequence ATGATTTATGGCATAGGCGCGGATATTGTTGAAGTTGAGCGCATTCAGGCGTCACTGGAGCAGTTTGGCGAGGCCTTTGCCAAGCGCATTCTGGCAGAGGTTGAGTGGCCGGATTATGAGGCTAGCCAGCTCAAAGCCCGCTTTCTGGCCAAGCGGTTTGCGGCGAAAGAAGCCTTTGCCAAAGCCATCGGTACCGGCATTCGCGGTGAAGTCAGCTTCCATAACATCGCGGTGACGCATGATGCCTTGGGGCGTCCCTTGCTCCAATTGTCCAGTGCCTTACAGGCTTTTCTCAAACAGCATCATATCCACCAGTCGCATATCAGCATCAGTGATGAGAAAAATCTTGCCCTGGCGTATGTGGTGCTGGAAACGAGCTAG
- the lepB gene encoding signal peptidase I, whose translation MYFAIFMLVILLVSGVIWLLDILVLRKQRQAGALGEVPDPWYVEYSKSFFPVILLVFTVRSFIVEPFKIPSGSMMPTLLAGDYILVNKFTYGLRVPILNNVFYPMGKPQRGDVFVFHYPPDPSIDYIKRVVGLPGDKIQYRDKQLTINGKVISLDFIAPYQYALSVNDESGNARAVDVTASRLSEQLGDVKHDVLIHDIMNQYGPGSLGDRFMQGETITVPEGEYFAMGDNRDNSSDSRVWGFVAEKHLVGKAFFIWFNFDQWRRIGQRIG comes from the coding sequence ATGTATTTTGCAATTTTTATGTTGGTGATTTTGCTGGTGTCAGGGGTGATCTGGCTGCTGGATATCCTGGTGCTGCGCAAGCAGCGCCAAGCCGGTGCGCTCGGAGAGGTGCCTGATCCATGGTATGTGGAATACAGTAAAAGCTTTTTCCCGGTCATTCTGCTGGTATTTACCGTCCGCTCATTTATCGTCGAGCCATTCAAGATTCCTTCCGGCTCCATGATGCCGACGCTGTTGGCGGGTGACTATATTCTGGTCAATAAATTCACCTATGGCCTGCGTGTACCCATCCTCAATAATGTGTTTTACCCCATGGGTAAGCCGCAGCGTGGTGACGTATTTGTGTTTCATTATCCGCCAGACCCATCAATCGACTATATCAAGCGTGTGGTTGGTCTGCCCGGCGACAAGATTCAGTACCGTGACAAACAGCTGACTATTAACGGCAAGGTGATTAGCCTGGATTTTATCGCGCCTTACCAATATGCCTTGAGCGTTAACGACGAAAGCGGCAACGCCCGTGCGGTGGATGTCACCGCCTCACGCCTGAGCGAGCAACTGGGCGACGTCAAGCATGATGTACTGATTCATGACATCATGAACCAATATGGCCCAGGTAGTCTGGGTGACCGCTTCATGCAGGGCGAAACCATTACCGTGCCTGAAGGCGAATACTTTGCCATGGGCGATAACCGTGACAATAGTTCTGACAGCCGTGTCTGGGGCTTTGTCGCCGAAAAACATCTGGTGGGTAAAGCCTTCTTTATCTGGTTCAATTTTGACCAGTGGCGCCGTATCGGGCAACGTATCGGCTAA
- the pdxJ gene encoding pyridoxine 5'-phosphate synthase: protein MLKLGVNIDHVATIRQARGTKYPSVVQAALRAEQSGADSITLHLREDRRHMQDADIFALRPLLQTKMNLECAVTSEMIDIAIQVKPQDVCLVPERREERTTEGGLDVLTHYVKVEHAVKKLSEQGIRVSLFIAPDLAQIDAAAKMGAPVIELHTGTFADAETEKAQLAELDKITTALNHAKAAGLVVNAGHGLHYHNVHHIARLPGFEELNIGHAIVAHALFVGWDHAVREMKALMKEFSSR, encoded by the coding sequence ATGTTAAAACTAGGCGTCAATATCGATCACGTGGCCACCATCCGTCAGGCGCGTGGCACCAAATACCCCAGCGTGGTGCAGGCTGCATTGCGTGCAGAACAATCCGGCGCTGACAGCATCACGCTACATTTGCGCGAGGATAGGCGCCACATGCAGGATGCGGATATTTTTGCCTTGCGGCCGTTACTGCAAACCAAAATGAACCTGGAATGTGCGGTGACCAGCGAGATGATTGATATCGCCATTCAGGTTAAACCACAGGATGTCTGCCTGGTGCCAGAGCGGCGTGAAGAACGCACGACGGAAGGCGGGCTGGATGTATTGACCCACTATGTCAAAGTCGAACACGCCGTTAAAAAACTGTCTGAGCAAGGTATCCGTGTCTCCTTGTTTATTGCACCCGATCTGGCGCAAATTGATGCCGCCGCCAAGATGGGCGCACCTGTGATTGAGTTGCATACCGGCACCTTTGCCGATGCGGAAACTGAAAAAGCGCAACTGGCCGAACTGGATAAAATCACCACTGCGCTTAACCATGCCAAAGCCGCCGGCTTGGTGGTGAATGCTGGTCATGGCCTGCATTATCACAATGTGCATCATATTGCGCGTTTGCCAGGCTTTGAAGAGCTGAATATCGGCCACGCGATTGTGGCGCATGCCTTGTTTGTGGGCTGGGACCATGCCGTGCGCGAAATGAAAGCACTGATGAAAGAGTTTTCCAGCAGATAA
- a CDS encoding DegQ family serine endoprotease, which translates to MMRRWMSGLMFACAITLTQPILHAQAKDLPDFTELAEKQGPAVVNISITSVVHGGGTIGFPGMPNDENLQEFLRRFGIPGMPGMPGQEGGQDYKTQSLGSGFILSSDGYILTNAHVVNEADEVLVKLYDKREFKAKIIGADKRTDVALIKIDATGLPKVTVGDPNALKVGEWVAAIGSPFGLENTMTAGIVSAKGRALPQENYVPFIQTDVAINPGNSGGPLFNLRGEVVGINSQIYSKNGGSMGLSFSIPIDVAIDISNQLKANGRISRGWLGIGIQEVTKDLAESFGLKQTSGALIAGVEKNSPADKGGLEAGDIILKFDGKPITTSSDLPRVVAATKPGKVVPVEILRKGASKTLQLGVGEMPSEQPEAAATSKEPTKAESNKIGLTLRELTPQQKKKLNGKNGLLVIESVGAAAQAGIRRGDVILGLNNNESQSVDAFNKQINAVASGKTIAVLVQRGDSTLYVPIKVK; encoded by the coding sequence ATGATGAGACGATGGATGTCTGGCCTCATGTTCGCGTGTGCCATCACATTGACCCAACCAATCTTGCATGCCCAGGCAAAGGACTTGCCTGATTTTACCGAACTGGCGGAAAAACAAGGTCCGGCAGTCGTGAATATCAGCATTACTTCGGTGGTGCACGGCGGCGGTACCATCGGTTTTCCAGGCATGCCCAACGATGAGAACTTGCAAGAATTTTTGCGCCGCTTCGGCATTCCAGGCATGCCCGGGATGCCAGGTCAGGAAGGTGGGCAGGATTATAAAACCCAGTCACTGGGCTCGGGCTTCATCCTGAGTAGCGATGGGTATATTTTAACCAACGCGCATGTGGTGAACGAGGCCGATGAAGTGCTGGTGAAACTGTATGACAAGCGTGAATTCAAAGCCAAGATTATTGGTGCGGACAAGCGCACCGATGTGGCCTTGATTAAGATCGATGCGACCGGCTTGCCCAAGGTGACTGTAGGGGACCCGAATGCGTTGAAAGTCGGGGAATGGGTGGCAGCGATTGGTTCGCCATTTGGTCTCGAAAACACGATGACGGCCGGTATTGTCAGTGCCAAGGGTCGCGCCTTACCGCAAGAAAACTATGTCCCGTTTATTCAAACCGATGTCGCCATTAACCCGGGTAACTCGGGGGGGCCATTATTTAACTTGCGCGGTGAAGTGGTCGGCATCAACTCGCAAATCTACAGCAAGAATGGCGGTTCCATGGGCTTGTCATTCAGTATTCCGATTGATGTTGCCATTGATATTTCCAACCAGCTCAAGGCCAATGGCCGCATTTCACGCGGCTGGCTGGGGATTGGCATTCAGGAAGTGACCAAAGACCTGGCTGAGTCCTTTGGTCTCAAGCAAACCAGCGGTGCCTTGATTGCAGGCGTCGAGAAAAACAGCCCGGCCGACAAAGGTGGGCTGGAAGCTGGTGACATTATTCTCAAGTTTGACGGCAAGCCGATTACGACATCGAGTGATTTGCCTCGTGTGGTGGCAGCCACCAAACCGGGTAAAGTGGTGCCGGTAGAAATCCTGCGTAAAGGCGCCAGTAAAACCTTGCAGCTGGGCGTTGGTGAAATGCCGAGCGAGCAACCTGAAGCTGCCGCAACCAGCAAAGAACCCACTAAGGCAGAGTCCAACAAGATAGGCTTGACCTTGCGTGAATTGACGCCACAGCAAAAGAAAAAGCTCAACGGCAAGAATGGCCTGCTTGTGATTGAAAGTGTGGGTGCGGCTGCACAGGCCGGGATCCGTCGCGGTGATGTCATTCTCGGTCTGAATAACAATGAAAGCCAGAGCGTGGATGCCTTTAACAAGCAGATCAATGCGGTTGCCAGTGGCAAAACGATTGCTGTGCTGGTGCAGCGTGGAGATAGCACGCTGTATGTACCGATTAAAGTAAAATAA